A portion of the Pseudorasbora parva isolate DD20220531a chromosome 1, ASM2467924v1, whole genome shotgun sequence genome contains these proteins:
- the dnaja2a gene encoding dnaJ homolog subfamily A member 2a yields the protein MANVADTKLYDILGVSPSASENELKKAYRKLAKEYHPDKNPNAGDKFKEISFAYEVLTNPEKKELYDRYGEQGLREGGCGGSGMDDIFSHIFGGGLFGFMGGQGRSRNGGRRRGEDMVHPLKVSLEDLYNGKTTKLQLSKNVLCSTCNGQGGKSGAVQKCTACRGRGMRIMIRQLAPGMVQQMQSVCTDCNGEGEVISEKDRCKKCEGKKVIKEVKILEVHVDKGMKHGQKITFGGEADQAPGLEPGDIVLVLQEKEHETYRREGNDLHMTHKIGLVEALCGFHFTLKHLDGRQIVVKYPAGKVIEPGSVRVVRGEGMPQYRNPFEKGDLFIKFDVQFPDNNWLSPEKLTELEDLLPTRADAPVISGDAEEVDLQEFDMSQSSSGGHRREAYNDSSDEEGGHHGPGVQCAHQ from the exons ATGGCCAACGTCGCCGATACCAAACTATACGACATTCTCGGGGTCTCCCCCTCGGCCTCCGAAAACGAACTGAAAAAG gCTTATCGGAAATTAGCAAAGGAATATCACCCTGACAAAAATCCAAATGCTGGAGACAAG TTCAAAGAGATAAGCTTTGCATATGAAGTACTAACTAACCCAGAGAAGAAAGAATTGTACGACCGCTATGGGGAACAAGGTCTGCGAGAAGGTGGCTGTGGAGGGAGTGGGATGGATGACATCTTTTCCCATATTTTCGGCGGCGGCCTGTTTGGCTTCATGGGTGGACAGGGTCGGAGCAGAAATGGAGGGCGGCGGAGAGGGGAAGATATGGTCCACCCTCTGAA GGTGTCTCTTGAAGACTTGTACAATGGAAAAACAACCAAATTACAACTGAGCAAGAATGTTCTGTGTAGCACTTGTAATGG TCAAGGTGGGAAGTCTGGTGCAGTCCAGAAGTGTACAGCCTGCAGGGGACGTGGTATGCGCATTATGATCAGACAGCTGGCTCCTGGCATGGTGCAACAGATGCAGTCAGTGTGCACTGACTGTAATGGTGAAG GTGAGGTGATCAGTGAGAAGGACCGCTGCAAAAAGTGTGAGGGGAAGAAGGTGATTAAAGAAGTGAAGATTCTGGAGGTGCATGTGGATAAAGGTATGAAGCATGGACAGAAGATCACCTTCGGCGGTGAGGCTGACCAGGCACCTGGATTAGAACCTGGAGACATTGTCCTGGTCCTGCAGGAAAAGGAGCATGAG ACGTACAGAAGAGAAGGTAACGACTTGCACATGACCCATAAGATCGGCCTTGTTGAAGCACTTTGTGGGTTCCATTTCACATTGAAACACTTAGATGGTAGACAGATTGTGGTGAAATACCCAGCTGGCAAAGTCATTGAGCCAG GTTCAGTCAGAGTTGTTAGAGGAGAGGGTATGCCACAGTACCGTAACCCTTTTGAGAAGGGTGACCTATTCATCAAGTTTGATGTGCAGTTCCCAGACAACAATTGGCTAAGCCCAGAGAAGCTGACG GAGTTAGAGGACTTGCTGCCTACACGGGCCGACGCGCCGGTCATCTCTGGAGACGCAGAGGAAGTGGACCTGCAGGAGTTCGACATGAGCCAGAGCTCTTCTGGTGGTCACCGCCGTGAAGCATACAACGACAGCTCAGATGAAGAAGGAGGACATCATGGGCCTGGCGTGCAGTGTGCTCATCAGTAA